TTCGAGCGGCAGAAACAAGGTACGGGGATTCCCAAATGGGAGTCTCCTCGCTTTTAGGCGGTCGATCGCCGAGGGAGCATCTTTGCTTTGACGCACCGGGAAGGGGGTCCGATTGGATGTTTTTTTCCGGTTAAACCGGTGCTTTAATCCCCACCTTTGATTAGATTGTGCCTCGGGAAGGCGTGCGTTTGGGAAAACTGCCAGGCGTGTCGTTTGGACTCATTTTGAGTGTTCCCCCCCCAGTTCATCGAACCCCATTCGCCCGCGAGGCAGGCTGCCGACAGCGGCCCCAACCCCCAATTTAGACAGGCAAAAGACGTTATGTCGATGAAGAACATTGGACGCTTTATTGGTTCGCGCAACGATCGCAAAACTGCACGCCGGTTGGAACAGGGGGGAAAGCATCGTCAGCTGCGTATGTTGTTGGCTGAATCGCTCGAATCGCGACAATTGCTGGCGGCTGATCTGGCGCCTGTATCGCTGATGGCAAACCACAATTATCTGGTCGCCGAAGACGTCAACGCCGACTTTCAAGTCACCCCCAGCGATGCCTTGATGGTGCTCAATGATCTGGCTCGCCACGGGGCGGGGGAACTCGGTTCCAACAACAGCGCGGCGAATCGCTTCACCGATGTGAATGCCGATGGTGCGCTGACACCCGTCGACGCGTTGATCGTGCTGAATCGCGTCAATCGTGGCGAAGGTGAAGTCGATCCGTTGTTGAACATCAAGCTCGACGTGACGCAAGATGGCGAGTCGATCCTCGCCGAGAACACGCGAAATTTTGAAGTCAACGTCGGGGAGAAGTTTGACGTCGAAGTCCGCTATGCCGATCTCCGTACACCGGTCGACCACCGCTTGGGCGTCTTTTCGTTGTACGTCGATATCTTGGCTAGCGGTATCGATTCGTTCCGACCGGTGCTCAGCGAAACGCAGATCATCGAACTGTCGGAAAATCTCGAAGACGCTTCGGGAGTGCTGACCATCGCCTTTGGCAACGATCCCGATCGGACGGCGGAGATCCCTGTTCGCAGCGGCGACCCCAGCGTTTCGAGCCTTGAGGATGATCCCGAAAATGCGATCCGAATCGCCATCGAAGAAGGGCTTGGATTGGGAGCCGGCACCGTTTCGGTTAACCAAGCAGTTCGCAGCGGACGGGATACCGACAACGGTGGTGGGGGAATTGTTGGAACCGGCGATCCTTTCCAGTACATCATTCGTTTTGTCGGTGAAAACGCAGAGTTCGCTGACATACCGAACCTGATCGTGAACACCGATACCATCACCGATGCAGCGGTCACGGGCAGCTTGGTCGAAGTCCCCGTTTACTCGACCACGGATCAGTCGCAGATCAATCCCAACTCATTGCTGTACAACATCGACTTCCGCAGTTCGACGATGGGGAACCGCGTGGTTTATGGCGATGTTCGCTCGGGCGTTTACAACCCCGGCAACCAGGAAACGTTCGATGAAATTGGTGGTGTCGGTCCGGCCTTGGAGAACGGTCTGCCGGTGACGGAGAATCGAGATGTGTTGCAGAACTTTGAAGCCTTCAGCATCGAGATGCAAGCGGTCCGCGCCCAGGATAACGTCACCTTCACGCTCGACCTGCCCGACAATCCGATCGGTTCGGAGATCGCGCTGTATGGGACCAGTGCCAGTTCGGATGTCGCGTTGACCGACGAACTGATTTCGATCTTGTTGGCCGACGATCCGGAGACGATCGAAGACGAACGAACGGGACTTGTGATCGGCCGGTTTGTGATTCCGACCGAGTTGCCGATCACTGCAGTGACCGATAATGTTAATATTCCCGAAGATGCCGCGGAACGTCAGATCGACGTTCTGAGCAACGATCTGCCGTCGCCGGCCGATCTGAACGTGGTTTCGGTTGGCCCTGCGAGCCACGGCACGACAAGGATCGAGCAAGGCGAGGTCTTCTACAAACCTGCCGCTGATTATTTTGGTCCCGACACGTTCACCTACGAGATCAATGACGGAACGAACATCGCCACGGGAACCGTGACGGTCGACGTGGGTTCGGTCAACGATCCACCGATCGGACAACGGATTTTGGTGAAGACGGTGCGTGGGGCTACCGTTGCGATTCCGTACAATTCGTTCCTGCTGCCTCAGCCGGCCAACGAAAACGATACGGTCGGTGTCACCCAGGTGTCGGCGGTCCACGGCGATGTCGCGACTTCGGCGGGCAGGAATCTGGTCTATCACGCGCCGACCAGCAGCGTTCACGACGATCAGATCAGCGTCACTTTCTCCGATGGAACTGCGACCGATACGGTGTTGATCGATATCGAGATCATCGATCCATCGGCTCCCATGGCGGTCGCTGATCGGATCGCTGTCAACCAAAATCGGGCGACGACGTTCAGCACCGACTTTGTGCTGTTGAACAACGATTCGGTCTCGACGGGGTTCAAACGCGTGGTTCGCTTTGAAACCGATGCCACCGATGGTATGGCCGCGACGAAGGGGACCGTTACCGGAAACGCCAACGGCACCTTCACTTACACTCCGCCTGCGAATTTGTTTGGTACCGCTGCCGACTCGTTCCGCTATGTGATGTCCGATGGCACCAACCAGAGCGATCCGGTGGTTGTGACGGTCGACATCTTGAGAATCAACGCGACACCGATTGCCGGCGACGTCTCCGCAACGATCAACACCGCGACGAACAGTCAGATCGCCATCGACCTGACCAACGCGATCAGTCCTGGGATCGGCGAAGAAGGCGTGCCGGGCGAAACGGTGCAAGTCAGCGAGGTCAGCCAAGGCGATCTCGGCGGTCAGGTGAGCATCGCCCCCGGCGCACAGGGAGTGGATTACACACCTGTGACCGGGACGACGGGAACCGAGACGTTCACCTATACCGTTGCCGATCAATTGGGGCTCGAAGCGGTGGGAACGATCACGGTTACGATTGTCGACATCGGCGGTGGTGGCACCGGGGGAACGGCTTCGATCAGCGGCGTCAAGTTCCACGATTTGAACGACAATGGGGCCCGCGATGCCGGCGAACCGACGCTGCCCGATTGGACGATCTATTTGGATTTGAATAACAACGCCAACTTCGATGTGGGCGAACCGACATCGATCACCGACGATCAAGGCGTTTATCGGTTCGACGATTTGCTGGCCAGTGATTACACCGTTCGCGAATTGGGCCAAGCGGGCTGGCGTCAGAGTTTCCCCACGATGGTCACGTCGGGGAACGTTTCGGTCAAAACCGGTGATTATGCCGGCTTCACGACTGTCGCCGATATCGATCGCGATGGCGATCTGGACATTATCGTTGCCAACGAATACTCCGATTCCAAGAAGCATGAATCGAACATCGTTCTGTTGACCAACAATGGCAACGGTAACTTCGCACAGTCAACGCTTCCGCTGCCCGATGATTCACGCCCCCAAGCGGTGATCGCCGACCAAGATCTGACGGGGGATGGGATCGCCGATATGGTTGTCGCATCGGCAGGGGTGGTGGGATCCGCAATCGGTAGTTCCAGAGCGAGCGGTTTGCAGTTGTTCGTCGGAACCGAATTGGGGTTTGATCCGGTTTGGCGATCGATCGCCGCAGGCGAGGGGCCGTCCGATCTGGTGGCTCGCGATCTGAACGGTGATGGCATCGTCGATCTGTTGGTCACCAACCATCGTTCGGACGACGTTTCGATCTTGTTAGGAACCGGTGGCGGGAACTTTGCCGCACCGATCGGACTGGCAACCGGTGAAGAGCCGGTCGCCCTTGCGTTGACTCAACTGGCAAAAGACGGCCGCGATCTTCTGGCCGTGGCCAATTACCAGTCGGGCAGCGTTTCGATCTTCACCGGTCGCGATGGTTCCTTTGAACTGCGCGAAACGATCAGCGATCTTACCAATCCGACCGATCTACTGTTGGTCGATATCAACAACGACGGGAAGGACGATCTGGTCGTCGCCGATTCGGGTACCGACACGATTCGCACCTATCTGGGCAATGGCAAAGGGAAGTTTACCGAATTCGATGTCCGAGCGGTGAAAAGCGGTGTCAGTGGCGATATGCGGCAACGTCCCGAGGCGATTGATGTAACCGATTTCAACGCCGATGGGGTTGTCGATCTGTTGATCGCCAATCGCCAAGGGGGCGAATCGCTGTGGATCAATAATGGCAACGGAACGTTCCGCTACGCTTCGAACCTGTTGATGCCGTCGATGCCGAACTTCAACCCGCTGCTAGCGAAATCGATCGCCGTCGCGGATCTCGATGGCGATGCCGAACTCGATTACGTCGTCGCCTTCGCAGCCGGTGGTGTCAGTATCCATACCAGCAGCGTCTCGGAAGCCCCAGGCTTCTATTTGGTGAGTTTGTCCGATGGCGAAGCGTCGGATGGCAACGACTTTGGCAACTTCCAGTTCGACACCAATCCGACCGAGACGGTCTCGTTGTCGGTTACCTCAGCGGCGATTACCGAAAACGATTCGTCCGGTTCATCGACCGTGTGGGCGACTTTGTCGACAGCGCTCGATCATCCCGTCGTCGTGACGCTGGGAGTTGGCGGATCGGCAACACTGGGAGCGGATTACACACTATCGCCGCGTCAGTTGACGATCGCACCGGGGGAATTGTTCGCGACCGCAACGATCACGAGCATCAACGATGCCATCGACGAAGGGGCTGGCGAGTCGATCGAATTGACGATCGACAGCGTGATTGGGGCGTTGGATGGTAACGCACCGCCGACGACTGTCACGATTGTCGATGACGATACGGCATCGTTGCCGCTGGTGACGGAGATCTCCGCGGCATCGGCCTCGGTCGACGAAGGCGAGTCGGTCGCGGTGACGGTGACGCTTTCCGAACCGGCCAGCGAACAGGTTGTGGTGTCGCTGGACTATGCGACCGGAACCGCAACCCTCGACGAAGACTTTACCGCACCGTTATCCGTTGTCGTTCCGGTGGGGCAGACCACCGGAACGCTGACGCTGGAAACGCTCGACGATCTGGCGAACGAAATCGATGAATCGATCATCGTCGAGGTCGTTGGTGTCAGTGGAGCGACCGAAGCGGGGGTCTTGAGCACCACCGTCACAATTATCGATGGCGACACCGACAACGGAATACCTCCCGTGGCAACCCTGACCGCATCGGCAAATTCGATGGATGAGATGGGAGGCTTTGTAACCTTCACTGCGACATTGGACAAAACGACCGATCACGATGTGGTTCTCGATCTCACTCCCAGTGGCACCGCTGCGTTGGACGAGGATTACAGGCTTCCGCGCCAGTTGGTGATCTCCGCGGGTAGCTTGGCTGGATCGGTTGCCGCGCATGCGATCGACGATCTGCTTGACGATCAGGACGAGTCATTTACCGTCGTGTTTAGCGCGGCCCAGGGAGGAACGCTAAGCGGTGAGACTTCGTTCGATGTTGCGATCGTCGACAACGACGCGCCTACGGTTTCGCTGGCCGCCGATCTCAATTTGATCGGCGAGGATGGTGGCATCGCCCGAATCACGGCGCAACTTAGCTCTGCAAAATCGATTCCGACGATCGTCGACCTGTCGTTTGCGGGGACGGCTGTTTGGGGGCAGCACTACACCGTACAGAGTTCCCGGATCATCATCCCTGCCGAAGCGACGTCCGGGTCGATCTTGGTGCAAGCCATCAACAACCAAGAGATCGAA
Above is a genomic segment from Rosistilla ulvae containing:
- a CDS encoding FG-GAP-like repeat-containing protein, with the translated sequence MKNIGRFIGSRNDRKTARRLEQGGKHRQLRMLLAESLESRQLLAADLAPVSLMANHNYLVAEDVNADFQVTPSDALMVLNDLARHGAGELGSNNSAANRFTDVNADGALTPVDALIVLNRVNRGEGEVDPLLNIKLDVTQDGESILAENTRNFEVNVGEKFDVEVRYADLRTPVDHRLGVFSLYVDILASGIDSFRPVLSETQIIELSENLEDASGVLTIAFGNDPDRTAEIPVRSGDPSVSSLEDDPENAIRIAIEEGLGLGAGTVSVNQAVRSGRDTDNGGGGIVGTGDPFQYIIRFVGENAEFADIPNLIVNTDTITDAAVTGSLVEVPVYSTTDQSQINPNSLLYNIDFRSSTMGNRVVYGDVRSGVYNPGNQETFDEIGGVGPALENGLPVTENRDVLQNFEAFSIEMQAVRAQDNVTFTLDLPDNPIGSEIALYGTSASSDVALTDELISILLADDPETIEDERTGLVIGRFVIPTELPITAVTDNVNIPEDAAERQIDVLSNDLPSPADLNVVSVGPASHGTTRIEQGEVFYKPAADYFGPDTFTYEINDGTNIATGTVTVDVGSVNDPPIGQRILVKTVRGATVAIPYNSFLLPQPANENDTVGVTQVSAVHGDVATSAGRNLVYHAPTSSVHDDQISVTFSDGTATDTVLIDIEIIDPSAPMAVADRIAVNQNRATTFSTDFVLLNNDSVSTGFKRVVRFETDATDGMAATKGTVTGNANGTFTYTPPANLFGTAADSFRYVMSDGTNQSDPVVVTVDILRINATPIAGDVSATINTATNSQIAIDLTNAISPGIGEEGVPGETVQVSEVSQGDLGGQVSIAPGAQGVDYTPVTGTTGTETFTYTVADQLGLEAVGTITVTIVDIGGGGTGGTASISGVKFHDLNDNGARDAGEPTLPDWTIYLDLNNNANFDVGEPTSITDDQGVYRFDDLLASDYTVRELGQAGWRQSFPTMVTSGNVSVKTGDYAGFTTVADIDRDGDLDIIVANEYSDSKKHESNIVLLTNNGNGNFAQSTLPLPDDSRPQAVIADQDLTGDGIADMVVASAGVVGSAIGSSRASGLQLFVGTELGFDPVWRSIAAGEGPSDLVARDLNGDGIVDLLVTNHRSDDVSILLGTGGGNFAAPIGLATGEEPVALALTQLAKDGRDLLAVANYQSGSVSIFTGRDGSFELRETISDLTNPTDLLLVDINNDGKDDLVVADSGTDTIRTYLGNGKGKFTEFDVRAVKSGVSGDMRQRPEAIDVTDFNADGVVDLLIANRQGGESLWINNGNGTFRYASNLLMPSMPNFNPLLAKSIAVADLDGDAELDYVVAFAAGGVSIHTSSVSEAPGFYLVSLSDGEASDGNDFGNFQFDTNPTETVSLSVTSAAITENDSSGSSTVWATLSTALDHPVVVTLGVGGSATLGADYTLSPRQLTIAPGELFATATITSINDAIDEGAGESIELTIDSVIGALDGNAPPTTVTIVDDDTASLPLVTEISAASASVDEGESVAVTVTLSEPASEQVVVSLDYATGTATLDEDFTAPLSVVVPVGQTTGTLTLETLDDLANEIDESIIVEVVGVSGATEAGVLSTTVTIIDGDTDNGIPPVATLTASANSMDEMGGFVTFTATLDKTTDHDVVLDLTPSGTAALDEDYRLPRQLVISAGSLAGSVAAHAIDDLLDDQDESFTVVFSAAQGGTLSGETSFDVAIVDNDAPTVSLAADLNLIGEDGGIARITAQLSSAKSIPTIVDLSFAGTAVWGQHYTVQSSRIIIPAEATSGSILVQAINNQEIENVDRVIEITAIGLNTSTSVTIRNEDGVSFPLRAEGTPLSGDGAVVTSDELSALYAASIDIWQRAGLSDQGLDRLRDLGVEIEDLDGDLLGLAEQDRIAIDLNAAGFGWFVDATPDDDSEFQQNGDPAAAASIDLLSVILHEQGHLLGLDHGDSELMLESLAAGTRRTPSDADVDQALQDMF